One genomic window of Nitrospirota bacterium includes the following:
- the tyrS gene encoding tyrosine--tRNA ligase, whose product MNITEQLKLIKRGTVEIISEEELFNKLRISQDKGKPLRIKAGFDPTAPDIHLGHTVLLQKLRHFQELGHEVIFLIGDFTAIIGDPTGKTETRKPLTPEEILNNAETYKEQVFKILDSSKTIVRFNSEWLSKITSVEFVNLASKYTVARMLEREDFRKRFESQKPINIHEFLYPLVQGYDSVAIESDVEIGGTDQKFNLLLGRELQKEYRQQPQVVILMPLLEGLDGIEKMSKSLGNYIGITEPPREIYGKLMSISDELMLRYYELLSNILVSELEALKRGLKDGSVHPKKAKESLAIEIVERFYNRQIAEATREEFDRIFREKQLPDEIPEVILRWEGKVMWLPRVLVLAGATKGTTEALRLIKQGAVSVDGKRWTDPNGGLTGDRPYLIKIGKRRFLRVVPEILK is encoded by the coding sequence ATGAACATCACAGAGCAACTTAAACTTATAAAACGTGGTACAGTAGAAATTATATCAGAGGAGGAACTTTTCAACAAGCTCAGAATCTCTCAAGATAAAGGAAAGCCTTTAAGGATTAAGGCGGGATTTGACCCTACTGCTCCCGACATACATCTCGGGCATACGGTGCTACTTCAGAAACTCAGACATTTTCAGGAACTCGGGCATGAGGTCATCTTTCTGATAGGCGATTTCACAGCCATTATTGGTGACCCTACAGGAAAAACAGAAACAAGAAAACCACTCACCCCTGAAGAGATATTAAATAATGCCGAAACATACAAAGAACAGGTATTCAAAATACTTGATTCATCAAAGACGATTGTGAGATTTAATAGTGAATGGCTCTCAAAGATAACCAGTGTAGAGTTTGTCAATCTTGCATCGAAATATACGGTTGCGAGGATGCTTGAAAGGGAAGATTTCAGGAAACGGTTTGAATCGCAGAAACCTATAAACATCCATGAATTCCTTTATCCTCTGGTTCAGGGTTATGATTCAGTTGCGATAGAGTCGGATGTTGAAATTGGCGGGACAGACCAGAAATTTAACCTGCTTTTAGGCAGAGAACTCCAGAAAGAATATAGGCAACAACCACAGGTTGTTATCCTAATGCCCCTACTTGAAGGGCTGGATGGTATAGAGAAAATGAGCAAGAGTCTTGGAAACTACATTGGTATCACTGAGCCACCGAGGGAGATTTATGGAAAACTTATGTCAATCAGCGATGAACTGATGCTCAGATACTATGAACTTTTGAGTAATATATTAGTTTCCGAATTAGAGGCTCTGAAGAGGGGATTAAAAGATGGCTCAGTGCATCCAAAGAAGGCAAAAGAGTCGTTGGCGATCGAGATAGTCGAAAGGTTCTATAACAGGCAGATTGCTGAGGCTACAAGAGAGGAATTTGACCGCATTTTCAGGGAGAAACAGCTACCTGACGAAATACCTGAGGTAATCCTTAGATGGGAAGGTAAAGTGATGTGGCTTCCGAGGGTTTTAGTTCTCGCAGGAGCAACAAAGGGGACCACCGAGGCACTGAGGTTAATCAAACAGGGTGCTGTGAGTGTTGATGGAAAAAGATGGACAGACCCCAATGGAGGGCTTACAGGTGACAGACCTTACCTTATCAAGATAGGGAAGAGGAGATTTTTGAGGGTAGTTCCAGAAATACTTAAATAA
- the phoU gene encoding phosphate signaling complex protein PhoU: MMTVFDEELKIIKEKVLRLAAYVEDQVHNSIRSLVERDSDLAMKVIEEDKTVNVLEVVIDEDCIRLIALRQPRAGDLRFITTAMKIITDIERIGDLAVDISERALELNQEPILKPYIDIPRMSEAAQRMLKEAIDAFVNKDPELALKVCRDDDFIDDLNCQIFRELLTFMMEDPHTISRAVRITYVSKYLERIADHATNIAEMVVYMVKGKFIRHMKV; this comes from the coding sequence ATGATGACTGTATTCGATGAAGAATTAAAAATCATTAAAGAAAAGGTATTAAGGCTTGCTGCCTATGTTGAAGATCAGGTGCACAACTCAATAAGGTCACTCGTTGAGAGAGATTCAGACCTCGCCATGAAGGTAATCGAGGAAGATAAAACCGTCAATGTCCTTGAGGTCGTGATTGACGAAGACTGCATAAGGCTTATAGCCTTAAGACAACCCCGGGCAGGAGATTTGAGATTTATCACTACAGCAATGAAGATAATAACCGACATAGAGCGTATTGGTGATCTTGCTGTAGATATATCTGAGCGTGCGTTAGAGCTCAATCAGGAACCGATATTAAAACCTTACATAGATATACCAAGAATGTCAGAGGCTGCACAGAGGATGTTGAAAGAGGCAATTGATGCCTTTGTAAATAAGGATCCAGAACTTGCCCTGAAGGTATGCAGGGATGACGACTTTATTGATGACCTCAACTGCCAGATATTCAGGGAATTACTCACCTTTATGATGGAAGACCCCCATACTATATCGAGGGCAGTGAGGATTACCTATGTTTCAAAATATCTCGAACGCATAGCCGACCACGCAACAAATATTGCAGAGATGGTGGTCTATATGGTAAAAGGTAAGTTCATAAGGCATATGAAGGTGTAA
- the pstB gene encoding phosphate ABC transporter ATP-binding protein PstB — translation MQEKDKEFGPFDKIRAEVRSSEFGDKAKFIIENLNAWFGKNQALKNINMSIKQNEVTAIIGPSGCGKSTFVRCLNRLHEEIIGARCEGKVIFDGMNIYDTDVDPVLIRRRIGMVFQKPNPFPAMTVYENVVAGIILESRRKKSEIDQTVERFLRLAALWDEVKDNLNQSGARLSGGQQQRLCIARALAIEPEVILFDEPTSALDPISTAKIEELIQELKKNYTIVIVTHNMQQAARVSGYTGFFLLGELIEFDITDNIFTNPSNRLTEEYVTGRFG, via the coding sequence ATGCAGGAAAAAGATAAAGAATTTGGACCCTTCGACAAAATCAGGGCAGAGGTTCGAAGTTCGGAGTTCGGAGATAAGGCAAAATTTATTATTGAAAATCTTAATGCGTGGTTTGGTAAAAACCAGGCGCTTAAGAATATTAACATGTCTATCAAGCAGAATGAAGTGACGGCTATCATAGGGCCATCTGGCTGCGGGAAGTCCACTTTTGTGAGATGTCTTAACAGGCTACACGAAGAAATAATCGGTGCAAGATGTGAAGGAAAGGTAATCTTTGACGGTATGAATATCTATGACACTGATGTTGACCCTGTGCTTATCAGAAGAAGGATAGGAATGGTCTTTCAGAAACCAAACCCCTTTCCTGCAATGACTGTATACGAAAATGTAGTAGCAGGCATTATTCTTGAGTCAAGAAGAAAGAAGTCAGAGATTGATCAGACAGTTGAGAGGTTTTTGAGGCTTGCTGCCCTATGGGATGAAGTAAAAGATAACCTCAATCAATCAGGAGCAAGACTATCAGGTGGACAGCAGCAGAGGCTCTGTATAGCACGGGCATTGGCAATCGAACCTGAGGTTATCCTGTTTGATGAACCAACATCCGCCCTTGATCCAATCTCCACAGCAAAGATCGAGGAACTGATTCAGGAGTTGAAAAAGAACTATACTATTGTTATAGTTACTCATAATATGCAACAGGCAGCAAGGGTATCGGGTTATACAGGATTTTTCCTCTTAGGGGAGCTTATCGAGTTCGACATAACAGATAATATCTTTACGAATCCATCTAATAGGTTGACAGAGGAATATGTAACGGGGAGGTTCGGATGA
- the pstA gene encoding phosphate ABC transporter permease PstA: MNNLRYTRRKLTQKAMFFFSVASAFIGIAVLFLILGYIIYKGAAGINLDFFTKLPTPVGVPGGGMANALIGSFYLVGLAGLLSIPAGILIGVYLSEYGRGSFASAVRFVSDTLTGIPAIVMGIFAYTIVVLPLGRFSAIAGAFALSLLMLPIIVKSTEELLKMVPETLREASLALGIPRWKTIIRIVLSTAKSGIITGIMLAIARVGGEAAPLLFTAFGNSYMNLRPDQPIANLPVQLYVYAVSPYEDWHQKAWAAALCLMGIVLITNIIARIYAGKR, encoded by the coding sequence ATGAATAATTTAAGATATACAAGACGCAAATTGACTCAAAAGGCAATGTTCTTTTTCTCAGTGGCATCAGCCTTTATTGGTATAGCAGTGCTTTTTCTCATCCTTGGCTATATCATCTACAAAGGGGCAGCCGGTATAAATCTTGATTTCTTTACAAAATTGCCAACCCCTGTTGGGGTCCCGGGAGGAGGAATGGCTAATGCCCTTATAGGGAGTTTCTATCTTGTTGGTCTCGCAGGTCTTCTCTCCATACCTGCTGGAATCCTCATAGGGGTCTATCTCTCAGAATATGGCAGGGGCTCTTTTGCATCTGCTGTGAGATTTGTATCCGATACGCTTACAGGTATACCAGCCATTGTTATGGGAATATTTGCATACACTATAGTAGTATTACCACTGGGAAGGTTTTCTGCCATTGCAGGGGCATTTGCTCTCTCCCTTCTCATGCTTCCTATAATAGTGAAGTCTACAGAAGAGCTTCTTAAGATGGTACCAGAAACTCTTAGAGAGGCATCTCTTGCCCTCGGGATACCGAGATGGAAAACCATCATAAGGATTGTCTTGAGTACCGCAAAATCAGGGATAATCACGGGGATTATGCTTGCTATTGCAAGGGTTGGTGGGGAGGCTGCACCACTTCTCTTTACTGCCTTTGGCAACTCTTATATGAACTTGAGGCCTGACCAGCCAATAGCAAATCTTCCTGTTCAGCTCTATGTCTATGCGGTCTCACCTTATGAAGACTGGCATCAAAAGGCATGGGCAGCAGCACTATGCCTCATGGGGATTGTCCTTATAACCAATATAATAGCGAGGATATATGCAGGAAAAAGATAA
- the pstC gene encoding phosphate ABC transporter permease subunit PstC: MAERGRLIGLPLLNKDKAFKWFTAFLSFILLLLSIGILFELIISSRLSFDAFGLKFILSREWDPVQRLFGALPFIWGTFVSATLALFIAFPISIGIAIFLSELAPRWMRQPVSFIIELLAAIPSVIYGLWGLFVLAPVMQIHVEPVLGKYLGFLPFFKGYPLGVGMLTGGIIIAIMIIPTISSISKEVLSAVPQHQKEAALALGMTRWEAIWRVMLPYGRSGIVSAVILGYGRALGETMAVTMVIGNTPNISLSLLDPAYTIASVIANEFTEATYELYISSLIELGLILFVITFILNAFARFLLWRMKRFEEVKV, from the coding sequence ATGGCAGAGAGGGGCAGACTCATTGGTTTGCCCCTACTCAACAAAGACAAGGCATTCAAATGGTTTACAGCCTTTCTATCATTTATTCTTCTTCTATTAAGTATTGGCATCCTCTTTGAGTTGATTATTTCATCCAGGTTGTCCTTTGATGCCTTTGGTCTTAAGTTTATACTTTCAAGGGAATGGGATCCTGTCCAGAGGCTCTTTGGCGCATTACCATTCATATGGGGAACATTTGTCTCTGCAACTTTGGCTCTTTTCATTGCCTTTCCTATAAGCATTGGCATAGCCATCTTTCTCTCTGAGCTTGCACCGAGATGGATGAGACAGCCGGTCTCTTTTATCATAGAGCTTTTAGCAGCCATACCGAGCGTTATCTATGGTCTCTGGGGCCTCTTCGTCCTCGCCCCTGTGATGCAAATTCATGTAGAGCCAGTTCTCGGAAAATACCTTGGTTTTCTACCCTTTTTCAAAGGCTACCCCCTCGGCGTTGGTATGCTTACAGGAGGAATTATAATAGCAATAATGATAATCCCTACAATCTCATCCATCTCAAAGGAGGTGTTGTCTGCGGTTCCTCAACATCAAAAGGAGGCTGCCCTTGCTCTCGGTATGACAAGATGGGAGGCTATATGGAGGGTTATGCTCCCATATGGAAGAAGTGGTATAGTTAGCGCCGTTATTCTTGGATATGGACGGGCACTTGGCGAGACTATGGCTGTTACAATGGTTATTGGTAATACTCCAAACATATCTCTTTCCCTGCTTGACCCTGCCTATACAATTGCAAGTGTAATTGCTAATGAATTTACAGAAGCCACATATGAGCTTTATATATCTTCTCTGATAGAGCTTGGACTCATCCTTTTTGTTATAACTTTTATTCTTAATGCCTTTGCAAGGTTTTTGTTATGGAGGATGAAGAGATTTGAAGAGGTCAAGGTTTAG
- the pstS gene encoding phosphate ABC transporter substrate-binding protein PstS translates to MKNILRLTLALALALALVMAFGMTAEAEIINGAGATFPYPLYSKWFYQYEKNTGIKINYQSIGSGGGIQQVKAGTVDFGASDAPLPKEEIDKHGLIQFPTVAGAVAVAYNLPGIPSGLKLTSEIVADIYLGKVTKWTDQRIREINPNLRIPDLPLIVVHRSDGSGTTNIFTWFLSDINQEWKTRVGSGTSVKWPVGLGGKGNEGVAGLVRQTRGAIGYVELAYALQTKMSYAMLRNRDGNFVYPTIETTKAAAANADVPPEFYVKFTYSKGKDSYPIAGFTYLILRKNMDRSKLSTILKFVEWAYKNGDGHAKELHYVPMPESLKIKVLTALKKL, encoded by the coding sequence TTGAGATTAACATTAGCACTTGCTTTAGCACTTGCTCTGGTCATGGCTTTTGGTATGACTGCCGAAGCAGAGATTATTAATGGTGCAGGGGCAACCTTCCCCTATCCACTTTATTCAAAGTGGTTCTATCAGTATGAGAAGAATACAGGTATAAAGATAAACTATCAGTCCATCGGCAGCGGTGGAGGCATTCAGCAGGTAAAGGCTGGCACTGTTGATTTTGGTGCAAGTGATGCCCCGCTACCAAAGGAAGAGATCGATAAACATGGTCTTATCCAGTTTCCAACCGTTGCAGGGGCAGTAGCAGTCGCCTATAACCTGCCAGGGATACCATCAGGATTAAAATTGACCTCTGAGATTGTTGCTGATATCTATCTCGGAAAGGTCACAAAATGGACCGACCAAAGGATAAGGGAGATTAACCCAAATCTTAGGATTCCAGATTTACCCCTCATAGTTGTTCACCGTTCAGATGGGAGTGGGACAACCAATATATTCACATGGTTCTTGAGCGATATTAACCAAGAATGGAAGACAAGGGTGGGCTCAGGCACTTCTGTTAAATGGCCTGTTGGCCTTGGAGGCAAGGGCAATGAAGGGGTCGCTGGTCTTGTGAGGCAGACAAGGGGTGCTATCGGTTATGTAGAACTTGCTTATGCCCTTCAGACAAAGATGTCCTATGCAATGCTCCGTAACAGAGATGGGAACTTTGTCTATCCAACCATAGAAACAACAAAGGCAGCAGCAGCCAACGCTGATGTTCCACCTGAATTTTATGTAAAGTTTACATATTCAAAGGGCAAGGATTCCTATCCAATAGCAGGCTTCACATACCTCATCCTGAGAAAAAATATGGACAGAAGCAAATTATCTACAATCTTGAAGTTCGTGGAATGGGCATATAAAAATGGTGATGGGCATGCAAAGGAACTCCACTATGTCCCGATGCCTGAGAGCTTAAAAATAAAGGTGTTAACAGCACTGAAAAAACTGTAG